Proteins from a single region of Callithrix jacchus isolate 240 chromosome 12, calJac240_pri, whole genome shotgun sequence:
- the KREMEN2 gene encoding kremen protein 2, protein MGTQAAKGFLLLLFLPLLQPRGASAGSLHSPGLSECFQVNGADYRGHQNRTGPRGAGRPCLFWDQTQQHSYSSASDPQGRWGLGAHNFCRNPDGDVQPWCYVAETEEGIYWRYCDIPTCHMPGYLGCFMDSGAPPALSGPSGTSTKLTVQVCLRFCRMKGYQLAGVEAGYACFCGSESDLARGRLAPATDCDQICFGHPGQLCGGDGRLGVYEVSVGSCQGNWTAPQGVIYSPDFPDEYGPDRNCSWALGPPGAAVELTFRLFELADSRDRLELRDAASGSLLRAFDGARPPPPGPLRLGPAALLLTFRSDARGHAQGFALTYRGLLDAAEGPGPPEGSAQTPAAPLNGANVSCSPRPGASQAAMGARVFSTVTAVSVLLLLLLGLLRPLRRRSCLPAPGKGPPALGPSRGPRRSWAVWYRRPRGVALPCPPGDPQAEGPAAGYRPLSASSQSSLRSLISAL, encoded by the exons ATGGGGACACAGGCCGCAAAGGGCTTCCTCCTTCTACTCTTCCTCCCACTGCTACAGCCGCGTGGGGCCTCGGCTGGGAGCCTGCACAGTCCAG GCCTGTCGGAGTGCTTCCAGGTGAATGGGGCTGACTACCGCGGCCACCAGAACCGCACTGGCCCGCGTGGGGCGGGCCGCCCGTGCCTCTTCTGGGATCAGACGCAGCAGCACAGCTACAGCAGCGCCAGCGACCCCCAGGGCCGCTGGGGGCTGGGCGCACACAACTTCTGCCG taACCCAGACGGCGATGTGCAGCCGTGGTGCTACGTTGCCGAGACAGAGGAGGGAATCTACTGGCGCTACTGCGACATCCCCACATGTCACA TGCCTGGCTACCTGGGCTGCTTCATGGACTCCGGGGCGCCCCCAGCCCTCAGCGGCCCCAGCGGCACCTCCACGAAGCTCACGGTCCAGGTGTGCCTTCGCTTCTGCCGCATGAAGGGCTACCAG CTGGCGGGCGTGGAGGCTGGTTACGCCTGCTTCTGTGGCTCTGAAAGCGACCTGGCCCGGGGACGCCTGGCCCCCGCCACCGACTGTGACCAGATCTGCTTCGGCCACCCCGGACAGCTGTGCGGCGGTGATGGGCGGCTGGGCGTCTATGAAG TGTCTGTGGGCTCCTGCCAGGGGAACTGGACGGCGCCTCAGGGCGTCATCTACTCCCCGGACTTCCCGGACGAGTACGGGCCGGACCGGAACTGCAGCTGGGCCCTGGGCCCGCCAGGCGCCGCGGTGGAACTCACCTTCCGTCTCTTCGAGCTGGCGGACTCGCGCGACCGGCTAGAGCTGCGCGACGCGGCTTCGGGCAGCCTGCTCCGCGCCTTCGACGGCGCCCGCCCGCCGCCGCCTGGACCACTTCGCCTGGGCCCCGCCGCCCTTCTGCTCACCTTCCGCAGCGATGCGCGCGGCCACGCGCAGGGCTTCGCCCTCACCTACCGCG GGCTGCTGGACGCCGCCGAGGGCCCCGGGCCCCCCGAGGGCTCGGCCCAGACCCCCGCAGCGCCCCTCAACGGGGCCAACGTGAGCTGCAGCCCCAGGCCTGGGGCTTCGCAGGCCGCGATGGGGG CCCGGGTCTTCTCGACGGTGACGGCTGTCTCggtgttgctgctgctgctcctagGGCTGCTGCGTCCGCTGCGCCGACG GAGCTGTCTGCCGGCTCCAGGAAAAGGGCCCCCGGCGCTGGGGCCTTCCCGGGGCCCCAGAAGAAGCTGGGCCGTGTGGTACCGACGGCCCCGAGGggtggccctgccctgccccccgGGGGACCCCCAGGCTGAGGGTCCTGCCGCAGGCTACCGGCCTCTGAGTGCCTCCAGCCAGAGCTCCCTGCGTTCCCTCATCTCTGCTCTCTGA
- the PAQR4 gene encoding progestin and adipoQ receptor family member 4, with protein MAFLAGPRLLDWASSPPHLQFNKFVLTGYRPASSGSGCLRSLFYLHNELGNIYTHGLALLGFLVLVPMTMPWGQLGKDGWLGGTHCVACLAPPAGSVLYHLFMCHQGGSAVYARLLALDMCGVCLVNTLGALPIIHCTLACRPWLRPAALVGYTLLSGVAGWRALTAPSTSARLRAFGWQAAARLLVFGARGVGLGSGAPGSLPCYLRMDALALLGGLVNVARLPERWGPGRFDYWGNSHQIMHLLSVGSILQLHAGVVPDLLWAAHHACPQD; from the exons ATGGCATTCCTGGCTGGGCCGCGCCTGCTGGACTGGGCCAGCTCGCCGCCGCACCTGCAGTTCAATAAGTTCGTGCTGACCGGATACCGGCCCGCCAGCAGCGGCTCGGGCTGCCTGCGCAGCCTCTTCTACCTGCACAACGAACTGGGCAACATCTACACGCACG GGCTGGCCCTGCTGGGTTTCCTGGTGCTGGTGCCGATGACTATGCCCTGGGGTCAGCTGGGCAAGGATGGCTGGCTAGGGGGCACACACTGCGTGGCCTGCCTGGCACCTCCTGCAGGCTCCGTGCTCTATCACCTCTTTATGTGCCATCAAGGGGGCAGCGCTGTGTATGCCCGGCTCCTCGCTCTGGACATGTGTGGGGTCTGCCTTGTCAACACACTTG GGGCCCTGCCCATCATCCACTGCACCCTGGCCTGCAGGCCCTGGCTGCGCCCAGCTGCCCTGGTGGGCTACACCTTGCTGTCAGGTGTGGCTGGCTGGCGTGCCCTCACTGCCCCCTCCACCAGTGCTCGGCTCCGGGCATTTGGGTGGCAGGCTGCGGCCCGGCTGTTGGTGTTTGGGGCCCGGGGAGTGGGGCTGGGCTCAGGGGCTCCAGGCTCCCTGCCCTGCTACCTACGCATGGACGCACTGGCGCTGCTTGGGGGGCTGGTGAACGTGGCCCGCCTGCCCGAGCGTTGGGGACCCGGCCGCTTTGACTACTGGGGCAACTCTCACCAGATCATGCACCTGCTGAGCGTGGGCTCCATCCTACAGCTGCACGCTGGTGTCGTGCCCGACCTGCTCTGGGCTGCCCACCACGCCTGTCCCCAGGACTGA